Proteins encoded in a region of the Macrobrachium rosenbergii isolate ZJJX-2024 chromosome 34, ASM4041242v1, whole genome shotgun sequence genome:
- the LOC136856127 gene encoding uncharacterized protein has protein sequence MEKMYPGIKDAMYQVSCEETVKNIDEFCTELPPPRSSLIEHVLLCIKIRISGRAGVTLFDPGYHVSQPITVMEDGLAPQSDTIMGSSTRHDVVRTSRYNYLPGSSTIIAWTTREERPGKPDIVTFNRIHPKKPFLSCVDIAERRNLIYGFKSLLGRDSKGQLKWGLYFAVKVCSEASVTFFHQDGDKPVHKKFPMSCFLTEDNAEGLEETLAAVAKGLGRSARSLRTSLRVLANLLSDSEYVRELTTLDEEINSLTQ, from the exons ATGGAAAAGATGTACCCGGGAATTAAGGATGCCATGTACCAA GTATCTTGTGAAGAGACAGTGAAAAACATAGACGAGTTCTGCACCGAGTTACCACCCCCACGATCATCCCTAATCGAACACGTCTTGCTGTGCATAAAGATAAGGATATCTGGCCGCGCTGGTGTGACCTTGTTTGACCCCGGCTACCATGTTTCGCAGCCCATCACAGTCATGGAGGACGGTCTGGCCCCACAGAGCGACACAATAATGGGCAGTTCGACGCGACATGACGTCGTGCGAACTTCACGTTACAACTACCTTCCAGGCAGCTCGACCATCATCGCGTGGACCACTCGAGAGGAAAGGCCCGGGAAGCCCGACATCGTCACCTTCAACCGAATCCATCCGAAGAAGCCGTTTCTGTCGTGCGTTGACATAGCGGAGCGCCGGAACCTCATCTACGGGTTCAAGTCACTTTTGGGGCGTGACAGCAAAGGGCAGCTGAAGTGGGGCTTGTACTTCGCTGTTAAAGTGTGTTCCGAGGCCTCCGTCACTTTCTTCCACCAAGACGGCGACAAACCTGTCCACAAGAAATTTCCAATGAGCTGTTTCCTGACGGAGGACAACGCCGAAGGCCTCGAAGAAACTCTGGCAGCCGTAGCGAAGGGATTAGGCAGAAGTGCGAGGAGCCTGCGAACAAGTCTCCGAGTTTTGGCAAACTTACTGAGCGACTCTGAATACGTCCGAGAATTGACGACACTTGACGAAGAGATAAACAGCCTTACACAGTAg